CGCCTGCGCGAGCACCAGGTCGAAGTGACCCTGCTGCGGGTGCGCGACTTCCCGGCTGACGACCTGCTGTTTGCCCGTTTCGAAAGTGCGGCGGTGCAGCAGTTGCAAGCGGTGGTGGCCAGTGCCGACGGCCTGGTGGTGGCGACGCCGGTGTACAAGGCGTCGATCACCGGCGCGTTGAAGGTGCTGCTCGACCTGCTGCCGGAGCGTGCCCTGGCGCACAAGGTGATCCTGCCGCTGGCCAGTGGTGGCAGCCCGGCACACCTGCTGGCCGTGGACTACGCGCTGAAGCCGGTACTGGCGGCACTCAAGGCCCAGGAAATGCTGGCCGGGGTGTTCGCCGTGGATAAACAAATCGCTTATGCGCAAGGCGACCAGCCAGCGCAACTGGACAGCGAGCTGGTCGAGCGCCTGGACGAGTCGGTGGAGCACCTGCTCGCCGCCCTGGCCCGTCGCCCGCAACCGCTCGACCCGCAGTTGCTGAACGACCGGCTGGTGAATGCCCGCTGGAGTATTTGAACCAACGCGGTACCCGTAATACCCCGCCTTACTCGCCCGCCAACGGGCAAGCAGGTAGCCAACCAAGAAACCACAGCAAAGGAGAGCGCCATGCGCACCATTACTTTGCGTCGGAGCCTGGTCGCCCTGTTTGCCGCGGCCATCTCGTTCGGCGCCATCACTCAAGCTCAAGCCGAGACCCTGCGTATCGGTTACCAGAAATACGGCACCCTGGTGCTGCTCAAGGCCAAGGGCACGCTGGAGAAGCGTCTGGCCGAGCAGGGCGTGGATGTGAAATGGACTGAGTTCCCGGGCGGCCCGCAGCTGCTCGAAGGCCTCAACGTCGGCTCGGTGGACTTTGGCGTGACGGGCGAAACCCCGCCGGTATTCGCCCAGGCCGCCGGTGCCGACCTGCTCTATGTGGCCCATGAGCCGCCAGCCCCCACCGGCGAGGCGATCCTGGTGCCGAAGACTTCGTCGATCAAATCGGTGGCTGAGCTCAAGGGCAAGAAAGTCGCCCTGAACAAGGGCTCCAACGTGCACTACCTGCTGGTGCGCGCCCTGGAAGATGCCGGCCTGAAATACAGCGACATCCAGCCCGTGTACCTGCCGCCTGCCGATGCCCGCGCCGCTTTCGAGCGTGGCAGCGTCGATGCCTGGGTGATCTGGGATCCCTTCCAGTCCGCCGCCGAACACCAGCTGCAGGCGCGCAGCCTGCGTGATGGCTCGGGCCTGGTCGACAACCACCAGTTCTACCTGGCCACCCGCACCTACGCCGGCAAGAACCCGCAGGTGATCAACGTGCTGATCGAGGAAATCCGCGGGGTTGGTGAATGGGTGAAAGGCAACGTCGACGAAGCCACCGCCCAGGTCGCGCCGCTGATCGGCCTGTCGCCGGAAATCACCCGCCAGGCCGTCGAGCGCCAGGGCTACGGCGCGCAGCTGATCACCCCGGACGTGGTCGCTGCCCAGCAGAAGATCGCCGACACCTTCACCGACCTCAAGCTGATCCCCAAGAAGCTCAGCATCAAGGACGTGATCTGGACGCCGCCAGCCAAGCTGGCCCAGCAGTAAAGCCTGCCCCTTCTCCCACCGGGAGAAGGTGGCGCGTAGCGCCGGATGAGGGGGCTGGCAATTGTGCTGCGCTCTCTACCCTCACCCCCGCCCCTCTCCCATAGGGAGAGGGGAGTAAAAAGAAAGGAGACCACTCCATGAGTCTGAACATTTTCTGGTTCCTGCCCACCCACGGCGACGGCAAGTACCTCGGCACCAGCGAAGGCGCCCGCGCCGTCGACCACGGCTACCTGCAGCAGATCGCCCAGGCCGCCGACCGCCTCGGTTTTGGCGGTGTGCTGATTCCCACCGGGCGCTCCTGCGAGGACTCCTGGCTGGTGGCCGCTTCGCTGATCCCGGTGACGCAACGCCTGAAATTCCTGGTCGCCCTGCGCCCCGGGATCATTTCCCCGACGGTCGCCGCGCGCCAGGCCGCGACCCTGGATCGCCTGTCCAACGGCCGCGCGCTGTTCAACCTGGTAACCGGTGGTGATCCTGACGAACTGGCCGGCGATGGCCTCAACCTCTCCCACGCCGAACGCTACGAAGCCTCGGTGGAGTTCACCCGCATCTGGCGCCGCGTGCTCGAAGGCGAAGTGGTCGACTACGACGGCAAGCATATCCAGGTGAAGGGTGCCAAATTGCTCTACCCACCGATCCAGCAGCCGCGTCCGCCGCTGTATTTCGGTGGCTCCTCGGATGCCGCGCAAGACCTCGCTGCCGAGCAGGTCGAGCTGTACCTGACCTGGGGCGAGCCGCCCGCTGCAGTGGCCGAGAAGATCGCCCAGGTGCGCGCGAAAGCCGCTGCCCAGGGCCGCGCAGTGCGCTTCGGCATCCGCCTGCACGTGATAGTGCGCGAGACCAACGCAGAGGCCTGGGCCGCCGCCGACAAGCTGATTTCCCATGTCGACGACGACACCATCGCCCGCGCCCAGGCTTCCCTGGCGCGCTTCGACTCGGTCGGCCAGCAGCGCATGGCCGCCTTGCACGGCGGCAGCAAGGACAACCTGGAAGTCAGCCCCAACCTCTGGGCCGGGGTCGGCCTGGTGCGTGGCGGCGCGGGTACCGCGCTGGTCGGCGATGGCCCGACCGTGGCCGCGCGGGTCAAGGAATACGCCGACCTCGGCATCGACACCTTCATCTTCTCCGGCTACCCGCACCTGGAAGAGTCGTACCGGGTCGCCGAGCTGCTGTTCCCGCACCTGGACGTCAACCGTCCGCAGGTGCCGGAAGGCCGCGGCTATGTCAGTCCGTTCGGCGAGATGGTGGCCAACGACATTCTGCCTAGGGCCGCTTCGGCGAGTTGACCCATAGACCCTCACCCCAGCCCTCTCCCAAGGGGAGAGGGAGTGATCCGCGCGGCGCCCAGATTCCCCTCTCCCCCTGGGAGAGGGGCCAGGGGTGAGGGAAGTTGACCAGGCGAGAGCCTGACGTATCACGAATATAAAAAGGAGCGTTGAGCATGTCGACGCAAAAGCTACACAAAATCGGCCTGCGCCTGGCGCCCTGGGCCCTGCCGCTGACCCTGCTGGCGATCTGGCAGATCGCCGTGGTCGCCGGTTTGCTGTCCACCCGCATCCTACCGGCACCCAGTGCGGTGATCGAGGCCGGCTGGGCGCTGCTGCAAAGCGGCGAAATCTGGCACCACCTGGCCATCAGCGGCTGGCGCGCCAGCATCGGCTTCGCCATCGGCGGCGGCATCGGCCTGGCCCTGGGCTTCATCACCGGCCTGTCGAAATGGGGCGAGCGCCTGCTCGACAGCTCGGTGCAGATGATCCGCAACGTGCCGCACCTGGCGCTGATCCCGCTGGTGATCCTGTGGTTCGGCATCGACGAGAGCGCGAAGATCTTCCTGGTCGCCCTCGGCACTCTGTTCCCGATCTACCTCAACACCTACCACGGCATCCGCAACGTCGACCCGGCGCTGGTGGAGATGGCGCGCAGCTACGGCCTGAAAGGGTTCGCCCTGTTCTGGCAGGTGATCCTGCCCGGCGCGCTGCCGTCGATCCTGGTTGGCGTGCGTTTCGCCCTCGGCTTCATGTGGCTCACCCTGATCGTCGCCGAGACGATTTCCGCCAGCAGCGGCATCGGCTACCTGGCGATGAACGCCCGCGAGTTCCTGCAGACCGACGTGGTGGTGCTGGCAATCCTGCTCTACGCGGTACTCGGCAAGCTGGCGGATGTCGCCGCCCGCGGCCTGGAGCGCGTGTGGCTGCGCTGGCACCCGGCCTACCAGGCCAAGGCAGGTGCGCAATGACTGCCCTGCACAGCATTCGCCAGGGTATTCCCCTGGCCATCGAAGGTATCCGCAAAGCGTTCGGTGAGCGTCAGGTGCTGAACGATATCGACCTGCATATCCCGGCCGGCCAGTTCGTCGCCGTGGTCGGCCGCAGCGGTTGCGGCAAGAGCACCCTGCTGCGCCTGCTGGCCGGGCTGGATGCGCCGAGTAGCGGCCAACTGCTGGCCGGCAAGGGGCCGTTGTCTGCCGCCCGCGAAGACACCCGGCTGATGTTCCAGGACTCGCGCCTGCTGCCGTGGAAGCGGGTGATCGACAACGTCGGCCTCGGCCTGTCCGGCAACTGGAAACCCAAAGCGCGCGAAGCACTGGCTGCGGTCGGCCTGGCCGACCGCGCCAATGAATGGCCGGCGGCCCTGTCCGGTGGGCAGAAGCAGCGCGTGGCCCTGGCCCGTGCCTTGATCCACCAGCCGCGCCTGCTGCTGCTCGACGAGCCGCTCGGCGCCCTGGATGCGCTGACCCGTATCGAGATGCAGCAGCTGATCGAGCGCTTGTGGCAGCAGCATGGTTTTACCGTGCTGCTGGTCACCCACGATGTCAGCGAGGCCGTGGCCATCGCCGACCGGGTGATCCTGATCGAAGACGGCGAGGTCGGCCTCGATCTGCCGGTCGAGCTGCCGCGTCCGCGTCAGCGCGGCTCGGCGCGCCTGGCCGCACTGGAAGCCGAAGTACTCAACCGCGTGCTGGCGCTGCCCGAACTGCCGCCCCAGCCGGAACCCGTTTCACCCCTGCCCACGCAGTTGCGCTGGGCCCTTTGAACCTGTTTGAAGCTGCTGCGCGTCGGCGATACCGCGTTAGAAATGGCCTCGGGCTTGCTCATTTACCGCCCGTAAACTCCGCGCCCTCGGCCATTTCTGCCTTGTCTCGCTCTAGCTCGCTAGCTTCAAACCGGTTCACCAAAACCTGTAAACCCAAGCCAAGGAGCACCACCATGACCATCAAAGCCATCAACGTCCGCAACCAGTTCAAAGGCACCATCAAGGAAATCGTCGAAGGCGACGTGCTGTCGGAAATCGACGTGCAGACCGCTGCCGGCATCGTCACCTCGGTGATCACCACCCGTTCCGTGCGCGAGCTGGAGCTGGGCGTGGGCAGCGAAGTGATTGCCTTCGTCAAATCCACCGAGGTGTCGATCGCCAAGCTCTGAGCCATGCCATGCCGCAGCTGTTCAGCCGGGGGCTGGATCGGGCGCAGCGCTGCGCCAGGTCAGACCCGGGCTGCAGTGCTGCTGGCGTGAGCCGGTGGTTGTAACTCGCAGATACACGCCAGGGCGGCGTTGGCGGTGATTTCCCGCTGGCCGGCTA
The window above is part of the Pseudomonas alcaligenes genome. Proteins encoded here:
- the ssuD gene encoding FMNH2-dependent alkanesulfonate monooxygenase, coding for MSLNIFWFLPTHGDGKYLGTSEGARAVDHGYLQQIAQAADRLGFGGVLIPTGRSCEDSWLVAASLIPVTQRLKFLVALRPGIISPTVAARQAATLDRLSNGRALFNLVTGGDPDELAGDGLNLSHAERYEASVEFTRIWRRVLEGEVVDYDGKHIQVKGAKLLYPPIQQPRPPLYFGGSSDAAQDLAAEQVELYLTWGEPPAAVAEKIAQVRAKAAAQGRAVRFGIRLHVIVRETNAEAWAAADKLISHVDDDTIARAQASLARFDSVGQQRMAALHGGSKDNLEVSPNLWAGVGLVRGGAGTALVGDGPTVAARVKEYADLGIDTFIFSGYPHLEESYRVAELLFPHLDVNRPQVPEGRGYVSPFGEMVANDILPRAASAS
- a CDS encoding sulfonate ABC transporter substrate-binding protein; this translates as MRTITLRRSLVALFAAAISFGAITQAQAETLRIGYQKYGTLVLLKAKGTLEKRLAEQGVDVKWTEFPGGPQLLEGLNVGSVDFGVTGETPPVFAQAAGADLLYVAHEPPAPTGEAILVPKTSSIKSVAELKGKKVALNKGSNVHYLLVRALEDAGLKYSDIQPVYLPPADARAAFERGSVDAWVIWDPFQSAAEHQLQARSLRDGSGLVDNHQFYLATRTYAGKNPQVINVLIEEIRGVGEWVKGNVDEATAQVAPLIGLSPEITRQAVERQGYGAQLITPDVVAAQQKIADTFTDLKLIPKKLSIKDVIWTPPAKLAQQ
- the ssuB gene encoding aliphatic sulfonates ABC transporter ATP-binding protein, coding for MTALHSIRQGIPLAIEGIRKAFGERQVLNDIDLHIPAGQFVAVVGRSGCGKSTLLRLLAGLDAPSSGQLLAGKGPLSAAREDTRLMFQDSRLLPWKRVIDNVGLGLSGNWKPKAREALAAVGLADRANEWPAALSGGQKQRVALARALIHQPRLLLLDEPLGALDALTRIEMQQLIERLWQQHGFTVLLVTHDVSEAVAIADRVILIEDGEVGLDLPVELPRPRQRGSARLAALEAEVLNRVLALPELPPQPEPVSPLPTQLRWAL
- the ssuE gene encoding NADPH-dependent FMN reductase — translated: MHVVLLSGSPSERSRTEVLLEHVSQRLREHQVEVTLLRVRDFPADDLLFARFESAAVQQLQAVVASADGLVVATPVYKASITGALKVLLDLLPERALAHKVILPLASGGSPAHLLAVDYALKPVLAALKAQEMLAGVFAVDKQIAYAQGDQPAQLDSELVERLDESVEHLLAALARRPQPLDPQLLNDRLVNARWSI
- the ssuC gene encoding aliphatic sulfonate ABC transporter permease SsuC translates to MSTQKLHKIGLRLAPWALPLTLLAIWQIAVVAGLLSTRILPAPSAVIEAGWALLQSGEIWHHLAISGWRASIGFAIGGGIGLALGFITGLSKWGERLLDSSVQMIRNVPHLALIPLVILWFGIDESAKIFLVALGTLFPIYLNTYHGIRNVDPALVEMARSYGLKGFALFWQVILPGALPSILVGVRFALGFMWLTLIVAETISASSGIGYLAMNAREFLQTDVVVLAILLYAVLGKLADVAARGLERVWLRWHPAYQAKAGAQ
- a CDS encoding molybdopterin-binding protein; protein product: MTIKAINVRNQFKGTIKEIVEGDVLSEIDVQTAAGIVTSVITTRSVRELELGVGSEVIAFVKSTEVSIAKL